In a single window of the Arachis hypogaea cultivar Tifrunner chromosome 6, arahy.Tifrunner.gnm2.J5K5, whole genome shotgun sequence genome:
- the LOC112756022 gene encoding large ribosomal subunit protein uL1 encodes MSKLQSDALREAITGIVADSKEKNRKFVETIELQIGLKNYDPQKDKRFSGSVKLPHIPRPKMKICMLGDAQHVEEAEKIGLDWMDVEALKKLNKNKKLVKKLAKKYHAFLASEAVIKQIPRLLGPGLNKAGKFPTLVTHQESLESKVNETKAMVKFQLKKVLCMGVAVGNVSMEEKQIFQNVQLSVNFLVSLLKKNWQNVRCLYLKSTMGKSYRVF; translated from the exons ATGAG TAAGCTTCAGAGTGATGCACTGAGAGAAGCAATCACTGGGATAGTGGCTGATTCCAAAGAGAAGAATAGGAAGTTTGTTGAGACCATTGAGCTCCAAATTGGACTCAAAAACTATGACCCACAAAAGGATAAGCGTTTCAGCGGTTCTGTAAAGTTGCCACACATCCCGAGGCCCAAGATGAAAATCTGCATGCTTGGTGATGCTCAGCATGTTGAAGAG GCAGAGAAAATAGGATTGGATTGGATGGATGTTGAAGCATTGAAGAAGCttaacaaaaataagaaattggtgaagaaacTTGCGAAGAAATATCATGCTTTCTTGGCTTCTGAAGCAGTCATTAAGCAGATTCCTCGTCTCTTGGGTCCTGGTCTCAACAAGGCAG GAAAGTTCCCCACACTTGTTACCCACCAAGAATCCCTCGAGTCTAAAGTCAATGAGACCAAGGCTATGGTGAAATTTCAGCTTAAGAAGGTGCTCTGCATGGGAGTAGCTGTAGGCAATGTAAGCATGGAGGAAAAGCAAATCTTCCAAAACGTACAACTGAGCGTTAACTTCCTTGTGTCCTTGTTGAAAAAGAACTGGCAGAAT GTTAGGTGCTTGTATCTGAAGAGTACCATGGGAAAATCCTACCGTGTGTTTTGA
- the LOC112756023 gene encoding uncharacterized protein isoform X1: MVARLSTKVLNICIASMCKAKQVGKAEAVIIDGIRLGVLPDVVTYNTLIDAYCRLDCVDTGYSVLSRMREAGIPPDVISYNSLISGAAKKCLLSSALDLFDEMLRAGIHPDAWSYNILINCMFKLGKPDEANRVFMEMALSELHPCSATYNIMINGLCKNGYVNNAIMLFRNLQRHGFIPEVLTYNTLINGLSKARRTGTARRILREFKEAGYEPNCITYTTVMKCCFQCRQFDEALEILHEMRSKGYTFDGYAYCTVIAALIKIGRIEEADEIVRLMQHSGIQPDLVSYNTLINLYCRQGRLDDAMKLVGEIEKEGLECDQYTHTIIINGLCKAGNFLGAKQHLIYMNSLEFGYNLVAHNCILHGLGKAGHIDHAMKWFESMEVKDSFTYTIIVHNLCRARRFLCASKIMVLCLNSGFRILRATQRAVIDGLCSIGYTNEARKLKLKLRVIRLLHD, encoded by the coding sequence ATGGTTGCGAGGTTATCAACTAAGGTATTGAACATTTGCATAGCATCAATGTGCAAAGCCAAGCAAGTAGGGAAAGCTGAAGCTGTGATAATCGACGGCATAAGATTGGGCGTGCTCCCTGATGTGGTCACATACAACACTCTAATAGATGCGTATTGTCGTTTGGATTGCGTCGACACAGGCTATTCTGTTCTAAGTCGAATGAGGGAGGCAGGGATACCCCCTGATGTTATTTCTTACAATTCTTTGATCTCTGGGGCTGCCAAGAAATGCTTGTTGTCGAGTGCCTTGGACCTGTTCGACGAAATGCTTCGAGCAGGTATACACCCTGATGCTTGGAGCTATAACATTTTGATTAATTGTATGTTCAAGCTTGGGAAACCAGATGAGGCGAATCGTGTTTTTATGGAGATGGCGCTTAGTGAGCTGCATCCTTGTTCGGCTACATATAACATCATGATTAATGGGCTGTGTAAGAATGGATATGTTAACAATGCTATTATGTTGTTCAGGAACTTGCAACGCCATGGATTCATTCCTGAGGTGTTGACGTACAACACACTTATTAATGGACTAAGCAAGGCTCGACGAACGGGGACAGCTAGGAGGATTCTTAGGGAGTTTAAGGAAGCAGGTTATGAACCTAACTGTATTACCTACACAACGGTTATGAAGTGTTGCTTCCAGTGTAGGCAGTTTGACGAAGCGTTAGAGATCTTGCATGAGATGAGGAGTAAAGGGTACACTTTCGATGGCTATGCATACTGCACAGTGATTGCTGCACTGATAAAGATCGGGCGGATTGAAGAAGCAGATGAAATCGTCAGGCTGATGCAGCATAGTGGTATTCAACCAGATTTAGTGTCTTATAATACATTGATAAATCTTTACTGCAGACAAGGAAGATTAGATGATGCCATGAAGTTAGTAGGCGAGATAGAGAAAGAAGGTCTGGAATGCGATCAATATACACACACGATTATAATTAATGGATTGTGCAAGGCAGGCAACTTTTTAGGTGCAAAACAGCATTTGATTTATATGAACTCACTGGAGTTTGGTTACAATTTGGTTGCGCATAACTGTATTCTTCATGGATTGGGTAAAGCAGGTCATATTGATCATGCAATGAAATGGTTCGAATCGATGGAAGTTAAAGACTCTTTCACGTATACCATCATAGTGCACAACCTTTGTAGGGCTAGAAGGTTCCTTTGTGCCTCCAAGATCATGGTTTTGTGTCTAAATTCTGGGTTTCGGATCTTAAGGGCTACCCAGAGAGCTGTTATTGATGGTCTTTGTAGTATAGGGTATACAAATGAAGCAAGGAAACTCAAGCTTAAACTACGAGTGATTCGACTATTACATGATTAA
- the LOC112756023 gene encoding uncharacterized protein isoform X2, with protein sequence MLVVECLGPVRRNASSRNLQRHGFIPEVLTYNTLINGLSKARRTGTARRILREFKEAGYEPNCITYTTVMKCCFQCRQFDEALEILHEMRSKGYTFDGYAYCTVIAALIKIGRIEEADEIVRLMQHSGIQPDLVSYNTLINLYCRQGRLDDAMKLVGEIEKEGLECDQYTHTIIINGLCKAGNFLGAKQHLIYMNSLEFGYNLVAHNCILHGLGKAGHIDHAMKWFESMEVKDSFTYTIIVHNLCRARRFLCASKIMVLCLNSGFRILRATQRAVIDGLCSIGYTNEARKLKLKLRVIRLLHD encoded by the exons ATGCTTGTTGTCGAGTGCCTTGGACCTGTTCGACGAAATGCTTCGAGCAG GAACTTGCAACGCCATGGATTCATTCCTGAGGTGTTGACGTACAACACACTTATTAATGGACTAAGCAAGGCTCGACGAACGGGGACAGCTAGGAGGATTCTTAGGGAGTTTAAGGAAGCAGGTTATGAACCTAACTGTATTACCTACACAACGGTTATGAAGTGTTGCTTCCAGTGTAGGCAGTTTGACGAAGCGTTAGAGATCTTGCATGAGATGAGGAGTAAAGGGTACACTTTCGATGGCTATGCATACTGCACAGTGATTGCTGCACTGATAAAGATCGGGCGGATTGAAGAAGCAGATGAAATCGTCAGGCTGATGCAGCATAGTGGTATTCAACCAGATTTAGTGTCTTATAATACATTGATAAATCTTTACTGCAGACAAGGAAGATTAGATGATGCCATGAAGTTAGTAGGCGAGATAGAGAAAGAAGGTCTGGAATGCGATCAATATACACACACGATTATAATTAATGGATTGTGCAAGGCAGGCAACTTTTTAGGTGCAAAACAGCATTTGATTTATATGAACTCACTGGAGTTTGGTTACAATTTGGTTGCGCATAACTGTATTCTTCATGGATTGGGTAAAGCAGGTCATATTGATCATGCAATGAAATGGTTCGAATCGATGGAAGTTAAAGACTCTTTCACGTATACCATCATAGTGCACAACCTTTGTAGGGCTAGAAGGTTCCTTTGTGCCTCCAAGATCATGGTTTTGTGTCTAAATTCTGGGTTTCGGATCTTAAGGGCTACCCAGAGAGCTGTTATTGATGGTCTTTGTAGTATAGGGTATACAAATGAAGCAAGGAAACTCAAGCTTAAACTACGAGTGATTCGACTATTACATGATTAA
- the LOC112756024 gene encoding uncharacterized protein, which yields MKGKGQSQNIFVRIMVSPIRALGKARDMYVRSITKCGDSMNYSNPMDAANRFSALSRSHSAATSRRSEVNDEDFAELMRAASARTLANRIDVDYVLKQQHQHVHHNSKGLPKSSSVGMARIDEENDYAEGSVGGGGVGGGFGVPELYPRSKSYAVSKTHNVVAF from the coding sequence ATGAAAGGCAAGGGACAGAGTCAGAACATTTTTGTTAGGATCATGGTATCGCCAATTAGGGCACTTGGAAAAGCAAGGGACATGTATGTGAGGAGCATAACAAAATGTGGGGACAGCATGAACTATAGTAACCCCATGGATGCTGCAAACAGATTCTCAGCTTTGTCTAGAAGCCATAGTGCTGCAACATCAAGAAGATCTGAAGTTAATGATGAGGATTTTGCTGAGCTCATGAGGGCTGCTTCTGCTAGAACTTTGGCTAATAGAATTGACGTGGATTATGTCCTAAAACAGCAGCATCAGCATGTTCATCATAATTCAAAAGGGTTACCAAAATCTAGCAGTGTTGGTATGGCTAGAATTGATGAGGAGAATGATTATGCAGAAGGTAGTGTTGGTGGCGGTGGTGTTGGTGGCGGTTTTGGTGTGCCTGAATTGTATCCAAGAAGTAAGAGTTATGCTGTGTCTAAGACTCATAATGTTGTTGCTTTCTGA